In the Candidatus Cloacimonas acidaminovorans str. Evry genome, one interval contains:
- a CDS encoding 4Fe-4S dicluster domain-containing protein, translated as MSKKVEKDRMGMIIREEDTPEKMEVEITEIKAPGDEDSPVLIYYNWCKKCGICVAFCPTGCLGRKSDGSPFVQAPEKCTHCENCDRLCPDFAITGAKER; from the coding sequence ATGTCCAAAAAAGTCGAAAAAGACCGTATGGGCATGATTATACGCGAAGAAGATACTCCCGAAAAAATGGAAGTAGAAATAACAGAAATAAAAGCTCCCGGCGATGAGGATTCACCTGTCCTCATCTATTATAACTGGTGCAAAAAATGCGGAATCTGTGTGGCTTTTTGTCCAACTGGTTGCCTGGGAAGAAAAAGTGACGGCTCTCCTTTTGTGCAGGCACCGGAAAAATGTACTCATTGCGAGAATTGTGATCGGCTTTGTCCTGATTTTGCCATAACCGGTGCCAAGGAACGCTAA
- a CDS encoding aminotransferase-like domain-containing protein: MITDLQNILSTNIKGMKRSAIRELLKFLGQPGLISFSGGFPSPLSFPIEELKSIIAEVMENEAAFALQYGTTEGDDLLRTMLANRYKANGIDVTKDNIIITTASQQALDLISKMFIDPGDDVIVGLPSYLGALQAFGSYGANMIGIPMDDEGEDPNLMEEALKDLASKGKKPKFIYLIPDFQNPTGITMSERRRKEMLELAHKYDVLILEDSPYRELRYEGETQRTLYELDGTGQVVILGTFSKIFCPGFRIGWVVGNPDVLDKIVVGKQATDLCTPPFTQRIAARYMEKGYLDPKIEDIKKMYSVKQKVMLESLEKYMPEEMKWTHPQGGLFLMVTGPEDLDTNALLLECIKEANVAYVAGNSFFCNGKGYNTMRLNFSYESIETNIEGCKRLGSFFKKVLQK; encoded by the coding sequence ATGATCACCGATTTGCAAAACATTCTCTCCACCAACATTAAAGGTATGAAACGTTCTGCTATCCGCGAACTTTTAAAGTTTCTCGGACAACCTGGTTTGATTTCATTTTCCGGTGGTTTTCCCAGCCCTCTTTCTTTCCCGATTGAAGAGCTGAAAAGCATCATTGCCGAAGTTATGGAAAACGAAGCTGCTTTTGCACTTCAATATGGAACAACTGAAGGTGATGATTTATTAAGAACTATGCTGGCTAATCGTTATAAAGCCAATGGCATAGATGTTACCAAAGATAATATCATTATTACAACTGCCTCTCAACAAGCATTAGACCTTATTTCCAAAATGTTTATTGACCCAGGCGATGATGTTATCGTTGGTTTGCCTTCCTACTTAGGAGCACTTCAGGCATTTGGTTCTTATGGAGCTAATATGATTGGTATTCCTATGGATGATGAAGGTGAAGACCCAAACCTGATGGAAGAAGCATTAAAAGACCTTGCTTCTAAAGGTAAAAAACCTAAATTTATCTATCTGATTCCCGATTTCCAAAATCCTACCGGAATTACAATGAGTGAACGCCGCCGGAAAGAAATGCTGGAACTGGCTCATAAATATGATGTTCTGATCCTGGAAGATAGTCCTTACCGGGAACTTCGCTATGAAGGTGAAACTCAAAGAACTCTCTATGAACTTGATGGAACAGGTCAGGTTGTTATTTTAGGCACTTTCAGCAAAATCTTCTGCCCCGGTTTTAGAATTGGCTGGGTTGTAGGCAATCCCGATGTTTTAGATAAAATAGTTGTAGGAAAACAGGCAACCGATTTATGTACTCCGCCTTTCACTCAAAGAATAGCTGCCCGCTATATGGAAAAGGGTTATCTTGATCCCAAAATTGAAGATATTAAAAAGATGTATTCCGTGAAACAAAAAGTGATGCTGGAATCCCTGGAAAAATATATGCCCGAAGAAATGAAATGGACTCATCCTCAAGGTGGTTTATTCCTGATGGTTACAGGACCTGAAGATTTGGATACTAATGCTCTTCTGCTGGAATGTATTAAAGAAGCAAATGTAGCTTATGTTGCCGGAAACAGTTTCTTCTGCAATGGCAAGGGTTATAACACAATGCGTTTGAATTTCAGCTACGAAAGCATTGAAACCAATATTGAGGGATGCAAACGCTTAGGTAGTTTCTTCAAAAAGGTATTGCAAAAATAA
- a CDS encoding peptidylprolyl isomerase: MKYKVQIVLAICLLWTMSLISAKPDPNALVGKIGDREYNYKKFNDGFKSYLQYHGKGKVLTKQDSIKLNNQYWEELIGMYVYDQAIKAGKIKVTDAELEAEIKKNIPAEIKQIKDFQTNGKFDKAKYEQALKDHPDFKREVMNYSRDLYSYNKLIKTIKNEVKANPDSVKNAWLKENDYASAKIIHFDYNKLTSVNATDDEVRAFYEAHKDEFKRENGRSYLLARFPGNLSKAENAEQKAQENKILSTALYNRAKEVGLQKAAEEMNIPLEESTYFNSQDQIIPHIGRAPDLVSFAFNNPVGSIPDIFYAPTGDILVLELKSEIPEYYIDFEIKKQEMIIRANRAKRMYTMENYVQNFMQSETPETYLEAAIRDSIAVIEAEKVIADNEIKPLGKIPSLNTAILNTPEGSFTPLIENEKHWYLALVTKRQYPDLTLWEKDKKKIIADAEAKLQEDHLNQWYLEQRQKVQIIDNRKDFYELQMQLKL; encoded by the coding sequence ATGAAATATAAAGTGCAAATCGTTTTGGCAATATGTTTATTGTGGACAATGTCCCTAATCTCTGCCAAGCCCGATCCCAATGCTTTAGTCGGTAAAATTGGAGATCGGGAATACAATTACAAAAAATTTAATGATGGATTTAAATCATATCTCCAATATCACGGAAAAGGAAAAGTCCTCACCAAGCAGGATAGCATTAAATTGAATAATCAATACTGGGAAGAGCTTATCGGGATGTATGTTTATGACCAGGCAATAAAAGCTGGTAAAATAAAAGTTACCGATGCCGAACTGGAAGCAGAAATCAAGAAAAATATTCCCGCAGAAATTAAACAGATTAAGGATTTTCAAACCAATGGCAAATTTGATAAAGCCAAATATGAACAGGCATTAAAAGACCATCCCGATTTTAAACGGGAAGTTATGAATTATTCCCGTGACCTCTATTCCTATAACAAACTGATTAAAACCATTAAAAATGAGGTAAAAGCCAATCCGGATAGCGTTAAAAATGCCTGGCTGAAAGAAAATGATTATGCCAGTGCCAAAATTATTCATTTTGATTACAATAAATTGACTTCTGTTAATGCTACTGATGATGAAGTCCGAGCATTCTATGAAGCCCATAAAGATGAATTTAAAAGAGAAAATGGACGCAGCTATCTTCTGGCTCGTTTTCCAGGCAATTTGAGTAAAGCAGAAAATGCGGAACAAAAGGCACAGGAAAATAAAATTTTAAGCACAGCACTTTATAACCGGGCAAAAGAAGTAGGTTTACAAAAGGCAGCGGAAGAAATGAACATTCCTCTGGAAGAAAGTACCTATTTTAATTCCCAGGATCAAATTATTCCTCATATAGGTCGTGCTCCCGATTTGGTTTCTTTTGCCTTCAATAATCCCGTTGGTTCCATTCCGGATATTTTTTATGCTCCTACAGGGGATATTCTGGTTTTGGAACTGAAAAGTGAAATCCCTGAATATTACATTGATTTTGAGATTAAGAAACAGGAAATGATTATCCGGGCAAATCGCGCTAAACGAATGTACACAATGGAAAATTATGTGCAAAATTTTATGCAAAGTGAAACACCGGAAACATATTTGGAAGCAGCAATTAGAGATAGCATTGCGGTTATTGAAGCGGAAAAAGTGATTGCCGATAACGAAATTAAACCCTTAGGCAAAATTCCCTCTTTGAATACTGCAATTTTAAATACTCCCGAGGGCTCTTTTACACCTCTTATAGAAAATGAAAAACACTGGTATCTTGCCCTCGTTACCAAACGCCAATATCCCGACTTAACTCTCTGGGAAAAAGATAAAAAGAAAATCATTGCCGACGCAGAAGCAAAATTACAGGAAGATCATCTCAATCAATGGTATCTTGAACAACGCCAGAAAGTTCAGATAATTGATAACCGGAAAGATTTTTATGAATTGCAAATGCAGCTGAAATTGTAG
- a CDS encoding HIT family protein: MACEFCNLDCSVYLAENEHFFAIWDKYPVSKGHTLIISKRHTPDYFNLNAEEAISLHDITLKVKKVLEEKFEPRGYNLAMNCGSVAGQSIPHFHLHIIPRFGKGDKGLFPRRRESVF, from the coding sequence ATGGCTTGTGAATTTTGTAATCTTGATTGCTCAGTTTATCTGGCAGAAAATGAACATTTTTTTGCAATTTGGGATAAATATCCTGTTAGCAAGGGTCATACCCTGATTATTTCCAAGCGTCATACACCCGATTATTTTAATCTAAATGCGGAAGAAGCGATTTCTTTGCACGATATAACTCTGAAAGTGAAAAAAGTTTTAGAGGAAAAATTTGAGCCGCGTGGTTACAATTTGGCTATGAATTGCGGTTCTGTTGCGGGACAAAGTATTCCCCATTTTCATCTGCATATCATTCCTCGTTTCGGTAAAGGAGATAAAGGTCTTTTTCCAAGAAGGCGAGAATCCGTTTTTTAG
- a CDS encoding S8 family peptidase — protein MKHFTVFLALLVAFGLFAADLKENEGTAIFKLKPEFRSSLQKSDNRTGIASIDEKLQKLQVSSLNPKFSISPQKREKCELSLIFTVQSPYPPQAVVNLLSSDPCVQYAEIVYPDVIFAVPNDEHYSESLYFAFLEAESAWDIHKGENGTQPVIIALVDTGCRWTHPDLAENIWQNLGEDFNHNGYTIYYNGSTWVMDTGDLNGIDDDGNGKIDDLIGWDFIATSSGGESNNPYESSGHGTTVSGILSARTNNTIGVSSLAWNLTLMPVSCSYPGSSSIYNGYQGIIYAAENGADIINCSWGGTTYSQANQEAINYAYSLGSIIVAAAGNSNNTVPVYPSAYQNVLAVAALQNNGVKSSVSCYGAFVDVGAPTGSIGTLSGSGYTTVSNATSYASPVGSSLAGLIKSYYPEISQSALLNRIKGSCDDVDAVNPGKENLLGEGKLNARRALQEDNPLPDEEIRLALIENRGATDANGNLAVEPGETFSVNLLLRSYGEYSAYGTFTISTTNPNVNILSGSHNQSIPADAYFTLEEVFNIYVLPTATSQYVTFNLQTTADLPVVAGNNLSFSILINAGGIFVWEGISGGRDMSGTFIKNTLQNLGYNCVYGTTFPASFYSFDAVFLSFGAVGSNIVRFDKPYMFNALYNYLISGGRVYIEGVDVVGFDLTYYLPDIQGELDAYEVLWPLLGIISAEDGVTNAIDNLSGVSYTPSSGMLFTSSSQTKVDYIDRFTELYPYARSAFEESDYGCVAVACAGGYNQRSFVFSYALSELTDGTFPNTRANLVTRIMDFFMAEEVTLPVELTSFYATYSNGGNIYWNTASENNLLGYNLYRNSNLSLSNAVKLNAAIIPATGCATGNNYRYYDSDTALSDTLYYWLESVSYSGFTQVFGPAVLIVPFTEPETPPLPPDKIEYLSAYPNPFGNSVFLELKIAFPAPVTVKVYNIKGQLIRNWEYPYLETGIHHLSWDGLDNKQRNTTSGIYLMVVKTQERTFTRKLLKM, from the coding sequence ATGAAACATTTTACCGTTTTTTTAGCTTTATTGGTTGCTTTTGGACTTTTTGCCGCTGATTTAAAGGAAAATGAAGGAACGGCTATTTTTAAGCTGAAACCGGAATTTCGTTCTTCTTTACAAAAGTCCGATAATCGCACAGGAATTGCGTCTATAGATGAAAAACTGCAGAAATTGCAGGTCAGTTCCTTAAACCCTAAATTCAGCATTTCGCCGCAAAAAAGAGAGAAATGTGAACTTTCTCTAATTTTTACAGTGCAAAGTCCTTATCCGCCTCAGGCAGTTGTAAATTTACTTTCTTCTGACCCCTGTGTGCAATATGCGGAAATTGTTTATCCCGATGTCATTTTTGCTGTTCCCAATGACGAGCATTATTCAGAATCTCTCTATTTTGCTTTTCTGGAGGCAGAATCCGCCTGGGATATTCATAAAGGTGAAAATGGCACTCAACCTGTAATTATTGCTCTGGTAGATACCGGCTGCAGATGGACTCATCCTGATTTGGCAGAAAATATTTGGCAAAATTTAGGGGAAGATTTCAACCACAATGGTTACACAATTTATTATAACGGAAGCACTTGGGTTATGGATACGGGTGACTTGAATGGAATTGATGATGATGGAAATGGAAAAATTGATGACCTCATTGGTTGGGATTTTATCGCTACCAGTTCCGGTGGTGAATCCAATAATCCTTATGAAAGCAGTGGTCATGGCACAACCGTTTCCGGAATTCTTTCTGCCAGAACAAATAATACAATCGGAGTCAGTTCCCTTGCCTGGAATTTAACTTTAATGCCCGTTTCCTGCAGTTATCCTGGCTCAAGTTCAATATATAATGGCTATCAGGGTATTATTTATGCGGCTGAAAACGGAGCGGACATCATAAATTGCAGTTGGGGTGGAACTACTTATTCGCAGGCAAATCAGGAAGCTATAAATTATGCTTATTCTTTAGGGTCTATTATTGTTGCAGCTGCCGGTAATAGTAATAACACAGTTCCTGTCTATCCATCCGCCTATCAAAATGTTTTGGCAGTAGCTGCTCTGCAAAATAACGGAGTGAAATCTTCCGTTTCTTGTTACGGTGCATTTGTGGATGTCGGTGCTCCTACGGGTTCCATTGGCACTCTTTCCGGAAGTGGTTATACGACAGTTAGTAATGCTACTTCTTATGCCAGTCCTGTAGGGAGCTCTTTAGCGGGCTTAATCAAATCATATTATCCCGAAATCAGCCAAAGTGCTCTTCTCAATAGAATCAAAGGAAGTTGCGATGATGTGGATGCAGTAAATCCCGGAAAAGAAAATCTTTTGGGTGAAGGCAAATTGAATGCAAGGCGTGCTCTGCAAGAAGATAATCCTCTTCCTGATGAGGAAATCCGCCTTGCCTTAATAGAAAATAGAGGTGCTACAGACGCTAATGGAAATTTGGCAGTGGAGCCAGGGGAAACATTTTCGGTAAATCTGTTGTTGAGAAGTTACGGTGAATATTCTGCTTATGGCACTTTTACTATTTCTACTACCAATCCTAATGTAAATATCCTTTCCGGTAGCCACAATCAAAGCATTCCAGCCGATGCTTATTTTACTTTGGAAGAGGTCTTTAATATTTATGTTCTGCCAACTGCAACTTCTCAATATGTAACCTTCAATTTGCAGACAACTGCGGATTTACCCGTTGTGGCAGGAAATAACCTATCTTTTAGCATTCTTATTAATGCCGGAGGAATATTTGTTTGGGAAGGCATTTCCGGCGGAAGAGATATGAGCGGAACCTTTATTAAAAACACTTTGCAGAATTTGGGTTATAATTGTGTTTACGGAACTACTTTTCCTGCTTCATTTTATAGCTTTGATGCGGTTTTTTTAAGTTTTGGTGCGGTAGGCAGTAATATCGTGCGTTTTGATAAACCCTATATGTTTAATGCCCTTTATAATTATTTAATTTCCGGTGGCAGGGTCTATATTGAAGGCGTTGATGTTGTCGGTTTTGATTTAACTTACTATCTTCCAGATATTCAAGGTGAATTGGATGCTTATGAAGTTCTTTGGCCCCTTTTGGGAATAATCAGTGCCGAAGATGGCGTAACTAATGCTATAGATAACCTTAGCGGTGTTTCTTATACACCTTCCTCTGGAATGCTGTTTACCTCTTCTTCGCAAACCAAAGTGGATTATATAGACCGCTTTACAGAGCTCTATCCTTATGCCAGAAGTGCATTTGAAGAAAGTGATTACGGATGTGTAGCCGTAGCTTGTGCCGGTGGCTATAATCAACGGAGTTTTGTCTTCAGCTATGCTTTGAGCGAATTGACGGATGGCACTTTTCCCAATACCAGAGCAAACCTTGTAACTCGCATAATGGATTTCTTCATGGCAGAGGAAGTTACTCTGCCGGTTGAGCTTACATCTTTTTATGCTACCTACTCTAATGGGGGTAATATCTACTGGAATACCGCTTCCGAAAACAATTTGCTGGGCTACAATCTTTACCGGAATAGCAATTTATCTTTGTCCAATGCGGTTAAACTGAATGCTGCAATTATCCCGGCAACAGGTTGTGCAACGGGAAATAATTATCGCTATTACGATTCTGACACTGCTTTGTCCGATACTTTATATTATTGGTTGGAATCGGTTTCTTACAGCGGTTTTACTCAGGTTTTTGGTCCTGCTGTTCTGATAGTGCCTTTTACTGAACCCGAAACACCTCCTCTGCCACCTGATAAAATTGAATATTTAAGCGCTTATCCCAATCCTTTTGGCAATTCTGTTTTTTTGGAATTGAAAATTGCTTTTCCCGCTCCTGTTACGGTGAAGGTCTATAATATTAAGGGACAATTGATTAGAAACTGGGAATATCCTTATCTGGAAACAGGAATTCATCACCTTTCCTGGGATGGCTTGGATAATAAACAGCGCAACACTACTTCCGGAATCTATTTGATGGTGGTTAAAACACAGGAACGAACATTTACCCGTAAATTGTTAAAAATGTGA